From Fibrobacter sp. UWB10:
TGGGAGTTTGTCCGAATGGATGGCGAATTCCTACTCGCTCAGAGTGGTTGCATTTGGATTCGTCCTGCAAAGTAAGATCTGCCCAATGGAATGGGGAAAACTCTTGTGGGGTGTCTATTTATAATAGTGGATATAGATATTTATATCAGGATTCTGTATCGTATTTTCGTAATGGAGCGTATTTTTGGACAGCTTCATACAATTCTTCAGCAAAACCATCAACTATTGTTTTTGAGAAAAATGGACTAAGTGGGGTTTATGGTATTTTTCGAGGTAGCGGCTTGTCAATACGCTGTGTAAAGGATAATTAGTTTTTTTTTGAGGAAAAAATATTATGGCTGACAAGAAAAAAATCCTCTTCTGGCCCGATGTCTATAAAGAACAGGGCCACTGGCTTCCAACCCTCGCATGGGCTGATCGCTTGAATTCAATAAAAAATAGCAATAGTGAAAAGGTATTTGATGTTGAATACATGGGTATTGCCGATTGCGAAGAATTAATTACTTCTTACAACAAGAAGAATGGAACAGATTTTAAATACAGTAATATCTTCTATGTTCCCGAAGACACGAAAGAGTCCATCTATCCTCCTGGCTATACAAATGAGTTTCGGACAACTCCTGAAAATAGGTGGAAAACAGACCATATATGGGCACTTGCATATGCAGGATTTGATAATCATGAAAACATCGTTAAGGCCGGAGCCCCAGAAGATTCGGTCATATACAAGAATGCCATTGAATTTAGAGAAAGATGGAATGATATTAAACCAGATTTAATGGTTTCTGGGTATTTTACAGCATTAGAGGCGTTAATTATCTATTATCATCATCAATTTGCTTCGGATGTTTTTACCAGCAAAACAAAGTTTGCTCTATCTACAACATATCTTAGACATCCTAGTGATAACCCTGCCGCGCACGCTTTGCAAAATTTGATGGCGTTTACACCAGATGAGCAAAGAAAATTGATAAACATGGTGGCGAAGGATTTGTGCGATCCCGATGACTATATGGTTGATCACGGAATTACGCTTGAAAAATTTGTTGAGCCGCTAAAGAGTTTTCCTGAATATATTCCATGTCCGCAGCAATTTGATTATGCTCATTATTCTCATGGCGGATTGGTGTCGTATGGAGAGCCCTGCATTACCAAGGAACTGGAAGGTATAGAGGATGATTCCTCGGGAATTCTGTGGGATGACATTCTAAGCAAGGATAAAATTATATATGTAACGGCTGGTTCACAGGTGCTGGATTATGCGGAAAGTGCGTTGTCGTTGTTTATGTCCATGATTAACGCAATGCAGTCTTCGGATATGAAGGACTACCATCTGATTCTGTGTGTTGGCTCGACACTTATTCAAAATCATTGGGAAGAATATGACAATGTAACAGTTTGTGGTTGGGCTCCACAAAGACAAATTCTTGAGACCATTGCTGCAAAAGAAGATAAAAGCAGTTGTGCCATTATTCATGGTGGTCTTGCTACAATCAAGGAATGTATATACTATGAAGTTCCGTTCCTTGTGCTGCCGCTGGGAAAAGACCAAATGGACAACGCCTTGAGATTGGAAGACTGCGGTATAAAAAATAGATTTCATATAGAATATGTAAAGCCCAAATGCTTGCGTTATTTTATCAACCAGATTTTGCAAGATTACACATCTTTACTGAACTTGAAAAAATTAAGTGGCCTTTTCCGCATGATGGAAGCGAAACACCCGACAGTATGGAACATTGCTCAATATGCGCTAAAAGAATCGAAGTAATGGAGAAATTGGTTTCTTTTAGAAATGCGTTAGGGATAGTGACCCCTTGGGGCCGAGACCATGGTCTCGGTTTTAGGAGGCGGGCAACAAACGAAGCGAAGGTGGCCGCCCCTAAAATATAGTCCGACCCACGCCAGTGGGGAACGCCCATAGACCACTCCCCTACCGCAGAAATCTAAGCCGGTCGGAAATTTTTAGACGGTAAAAGCGCGGTTCCTTAGTTGAAAAACTAAATTCAACATCAAGAGGAACCAAAATGAACAACAACGAAATGAAACCGGCCAGTAGCCGCGAAAGTGGAGAGCTATAAGAAGGCGTAAGCCCGCAGGATATCATTCTGGAGGCTCGCAGAGCCGATAGAATCCAAAAAACTTAAAGGCCTCGGCAGTGCCGAGGT
This genomic window contains:
- a CDS encoding glycosyltransferase, which gives rise to MADKKKILFWPDVYKEQGHWLPTLAWADRLNSIKNSNSEKVFDVEYMGIADCEELITSYNKKNGTDFKYSNIFYVPEDTKESIYPPGYTNEFRTTPENRWKTDHIWALAYAGFDNHENIVKAGAPEDSVIYKNAIEFRERWNDIKPDLMVSGYFTALEALIIYYHHQFASDVFTSKTKFALSTTYLRHPSDNPAAHALQNLMAFTPDEQRKLINMVAKDLCDPDDYMVDHGITLEKFVEPLKSFPEYIPCPQQFDYAHYSHGGLVSYGEPCITKELEGIEDDSSGILWDDILSKDKIIYVTAGSQVLDYAESALSLFMSMINAMQSSDMKDYHLILCVGSTLIQNHWEEYDNVTVCGWAPQRQILETIAAKEDKSSCAIIHGGLATIKECIYYEVPFLVLPLGKDQMDNALRLEDCGIKNRFHIEYVKPKCLRYFINQILQDYTSLLNLKKLSGLFRMMEAKHPTVWNIAQYALKESK